The genomic DNA AACGATGACTCGTCCGACGGAGAGGGGATTAACACCGCGAACTGACAAGTCAGCGCTTCGCTATCGCGTAACATTTTGATAAACGCCTCTGCTGGGCGATCGCCAAGTCGCTTTTCCTCACGGGTGGCAGGTTGATACAGCAACGCTCCATTCTCTGCCACGACTCGGTCAAATCGGTCAATTTGAGGGAAGACATGGAGGAGATCGTCCAGTTCTCGTCCGGTGACTAAAATTAATTTCCGACCGGAAGCGCTCAAACGTTCCAGCGCTTCTAAAGTATCCTCATTTACGCGACCGTCTGAAGCCAAGGTTCCATCATAATCAGTGGCGAGTGCAAGGTAGCGCATCAAATTGTTTTTAAAATTTGGGAAGCATATCTATACGTAATTCTCTATCAGCTCCCTCGTCCAAAGGCTTCTGCTCTACAGGATGCTGAGACTTATGGGTAGAATCTACTAGTTTTTCAGTGAGGAGCAAAATTGGAGTTAAAAAATACTGCATCCAAACGAAGTTTGCTCTAGAAATTCACTAATTCCAATCTTCTTCATCTTGCCGCTTGCTGCGACTCTTATAGACAACACTCGTGGCATGAATCTGACGAGTTTTTTCAAAGAGTGCATTTTCTGTCAAGTTCCACTGGCGGAGAATTGTATCCAGGTCTTTTTGAATATCTCTTGCGCCTGGAAAGCCCCGATAGCGAATGCGTAGACGGGCGAGTTCCGCCAGATTCAAATCATTAATTTCCCCAGTTAAGAGGCTGTTAACGAGTTGGCGATCGCGTCCGTGGAGGGGATGCTGTTGGTCTTTGTTTCCGGTCTCTGCCATATAATCTCTAATTTTTAAGGTTCAGTGTTTTTTAAGGTTTGAGTGTTTGAATTTCCACTTCGTCTCCCACCTGTAAAATTTTACCGGCTTCCGATTCAGGGATGCGCGTGTTTACTGAGAGTCGGTAAAAATGATTGAATCGGGATGAATCTACCCAACTTGGCAAAGTTTCTTTCCTCGCTTGGACAAATATTTTTTGAAAGTTAGGGTAAACTTCACCTCTCAGAGAATCTCGTGTCGGCACCACACAACGCTGACAGGGATTGACCCCATTTATCTGCACACCTCGCACCTGAAACGTTACCACATCCTCTTGGGTCGCAAATAGCCGATCTTCCCAAAATGCAGGGACGCTCTCAATTTCCAGATTCGTCCGCAGGCGTCGCCGCATTTCATCCCCTGTTAAGGGAGGAAACCAGGAGGCAACCGTGTCCAGTGTGGCAGTACTGATAACGGTTGGTCCGGAAGCATTGGTATCATCTGGAAAGCCTGATACTAAGTTCTGGCAGAGTTTTACGGGAAAGTCGAAATAGTCACTCAACCAAGCTTCTAGTTCAGCCCGTTCCCGATCGATGTGAAAAATTTGAGTTTGTTCTGTTCCTTGGACTTCTAAACAGACACGAGTAATCTTCTCAGTATCGGTATCAATGTCAAAGGAAGTCCGAAGTAAGTGAACTTTAGGGTTTCGCTTGCCATTCACGAATCGACCTTGAGCGTCACAGATGGCAAACTCTCGGTCATACTGTAATGCACCACTTTTGAGGATGGTTGCCTTGGTAACGGAAACACCATCGAGAGATTTGATTGGATAAACCAGAATGCGGGCAAGGTAAGACACGGTAATCAATTAAAAATTAAAAATGCTTGCTTAAAAATAGACGAATTTTTTCCAATAGACTTTTTCCTTTTATTAAACATTTATCTGCGCCCTCTACCCTTCAAGGAACGGGAAGCTGCTTCGCTGCTACATCTAAGCTCATTTCTGGTTAAAAATAAAATTTCGCTATTTTTGCAAGAAGCCTATTGTTCATTTTTCATCTTCCTTGAAAGGAGGCAAGGCTCTAATCAAGTACCCCCTGAATACAAAAACGGTAGAGAAACTATCGCTTCTCTACCGTATAACACTAAAAATTAAAAATGAATTGTGGACAAATTCATTTTTAATTCTTAATCTTTAACTTTCAGCCGCTTGGGGAAGCAATTCTCGCTTCTGACCTTGCAGCACTTTCACTTCTTTGGTGGTTTCATCGACATCCACAATCGCTGTGTCTCCATCTGAGACGCGACCGCTGAGGATTTCTTCAGCTAAGCTGTCCTCTAACAGGCGCATAATGGCACGACGTAGCGGACGGGCACCGTAGCTGGGGTTGTATCCTTCTTCCACGAGACGATCCTTGAAGCGTTCCGTGACTTCTAAGACGATTCCCTGTTCGCTCAACCGTCCGATCACCTCTGTTAGCATGATGTCGGCAATTTCCTTCACCTCGTCTCTCGTCAATTGACGGAAGACGATGATCTCGTCAAGACGGTTCAAGAACTCTGGGCGGAAGTATTGTTTGAGTTCCTCGTTCACCAGAGAGCGAATGCGGGTGTATTGTGCCTCTGCTTCGTTCTCTTGGGTGTCGAAGAAGCCAAGCCCGGTTCCACCTTTCTCAATTACCTTAGAACCGATGTTGGAGGTAAGAATCAACAGCGTGTTCTTGAAGTCTACTGTGCGTCCCTTGGCATCGGTCAGGCGACCGTCTTCCAAGATTTGCAGGAGCATATTGAATACATCCGGATGGGCTTTTTCGATTTCGTCGAATAGCACTACGGTGTAAGGACGACGACGCACTGCTTCGGTGAGCTGACCGCCTTCGTTGTAACCGACGTACCCTGGAGGCGAACCAATCAGCTTGGAAACGGTGTGGCGCTCCATGTATTCGGACATATCCAAGCGAATCATCGCTTCTTCCGAACCGAAGAAGTAAGCAGCCAGAGACTTTGCGAGTTCCGTCTTACCTACGCCCGTCGGCCCTGAGAAGACAAAGCTAGCAATCGGTCGGTTGGGATTCTTTAAGCCAACCCGTGCCCGACGAATGGCTCTGGAAACTGCTTTGACGGCTTCTTCTTGACCGATAAGCCGATTGTGCAGCGTGTCTTCCATGTGCAGCAGCTTCTCGGATTCGGATTCGGTGAGCTTGTTCACCGGCACCCCAGTCCAAGAGGCGACAATGTGGGCAATGTCTTCTTCGGTGACGACGGGGGAAACATCATCACGTTTGTCTGACTCGGTCTTTTTGCTTTGAGCGATCGCGCGAATTTCGGCTTTGATTTCCATTTCGCGATCGCGCAATTCTCCGGCCCGGTCGAAGTCTTGACTCCGGACTGCATCATCCTTATCTTTGAGAACCTGACGCAGTTCTTTATCCAATTCTTTCGCTGCGGGGGGCAACTGAGAGTTGAGCAGACGCACGCGGCTTCCGGCTTCATCAATCAGGTCAATTGCTTTATCCGGCAAGTAGCGGTCGGAAATATAACGATCTGAAAGCTTGGCAGCAGCTTCTACGGCTGTATCGGAGATTTTCAGTTTGTGGTGTTGCTCGTAGCGTTCGCGCAATCCATATAAAATCTCAATCGTTTCGGCAACCGTCGGCTCACCCACCATCACCGGCTGGAATCTACGCTCTAGGGCGGCATCCCGTTCGATGTGCTTGCGGTACTCATCTAGCGTGGTTGCACCGATGCACTGCAATTCACCTCTCGCCAAGGCGGGTTTCAGGATGTTTGCCGCGTCGATGGCACCTTCTGCGGCACCTGCACCAATTAGGGTGTGAACTTCGTCGATTACTAGGATGACATTTCCGGCGCTGCGGATTTCATCCATAATTTTCTTTAAGCGCTCTTCAAATTCACCCCGGTATTTGGTGCCCGCTACCAGCAAGCCAATATCCAACGTGACTACGCGCTTTTCTTCCAGGATGTCGGGTACGTCGTTGTTTGCGATGCGACTCGCCAACCCTTCAGCGATCGCGGTCTTTCCAACTCCGGGTTCCCCAATCAGCACTGGGTTGTTCTTCGTGCGGCGTCCCAGAATCTGGATTACCCGTTCAATTTCTTTTGCCCGACCGACGACTGGATCGAGTTTGCCTTCTGATGCCATCTGGGTCAGGTTAGAGCCAAACTCATCTAATGTCGGGGTCTTGGTGCGCCCGCTACTTTGCCCCGCAGAGACTTCTGCCGTCTCTCCCAGCATTCTAATTACTTGCGTCCGCACTTTTGTGAGGTCAACCCCTAGGTTTTCCAACACTCTGGCGGCAACCCCTTCTCCTTCTCGGATCAGACCCAGTAGCAGGTGTTCCGTCCCGATGTAGTTATGCCCTAGTTGGCGAGCTTCTTCTAGCGATAACTCCAGGACGCGCTTGGCTCTGGGGGTGAATGGAATTTCTACCGCCACAAAGCCAGAACCGCGACCGATAATTTTTTCCACCTCAATCCGAGCATCCTTGAGGTTGACGCCCATAGATTTCAGGACTTTGGCGGCGACGCCGGTTCCTTCTCCAATTAGACCCAGGAGGATCTGCTCCGTACCGACGAAGTTGTGTCCCAGGCGACGAGCTTCTTCCTGGGCCAGCATGATTACCTTAATGGCTTTTTCTGTGAAGCGTTCAAACATGGCGGATTTAGTTTCCCCTGCTGCGTGCCTGTAATGGTGATTCTAGCATAGGGTTTTTATCCGGCTGTCACATTGAAGATAGATGAAATCTATCCCGCAAGATTTTTCTAACTTTGTTAGTAGAAACCAGCGATTGCTACATCTCGCTACTATCTAAAGTTAGAAAATTGACGGAGCAAAAAAGTGAGTAAATTTACACATTGGCAAAAAGCGCCAGTTGAACCACAATGTCCCCTACAACCTTATAACTGAACCTTATAACCGTCAACCTTCTATCCTTGAACTTCATCGGCTTCTAAGAACTGCCGATGAGAGTAACGAAAGCGATCGCGAATTGAGGAATGCCAGTCGCTTAAGGTTTGCGGAAATTCGGGGGCTTGAAGACCACTACGCCACAAAATCAAAGCATCTTCGCCAGTATCTTTGTAATAGCGCCGACGCCTACCAACTTCCTGAAACCCAAATTTTTCATAGAGAGACTGGGCAGGTCGATTTGATGCTCTCACCTCCAGCGTTGCCCACTCCAACCGGCGTTCCCAAGCTTTTTTGAGTAGGGCATAGAGCAGTGCCTGCCCCAAACCCTGACCCCGATAGTTGGGATGCACTCCCAAAATCGTAATGTGTGCCTCTTCTAAGATTGCCCAGAGACATCCGATGCCCACGAGCGCTCCCTCTAGAGGCGGGTCTCCTTGCGTACTTCCTTCCGTACTCAATACAGTCGGGATGGATTCCCCCACGTACTGAGTGGAACCAATTACCTTTTGCTCCTTGCCGTTCACTTCTTCTATAACCAGCAAGTCACTATTGGGGCTTTCTAATTCTCGCTTGTAACCGTCTAGAGTCCAGAGTTGACCAAAACACAGTTGATCTAGTTCCACTACCGCCAAGAGCTGCTCCGCTGTCAGCGGCTGAAGTTGCAAAAAAGTCACAGTTTTCAATTGTAGACTGAAAAACAAGACGCATTCACGCTTGTTAAGCATCCAAGGATAACTATTAGATCATGCTATCGACTCAACCAGTCGGGGTTCAAAATTCTGGACGGCAATATTTACCGCTTCCGCTTACCCCTACAACCCGTACAGACGCAAATCATCACGTCAGTGTAGATCGCTCACCCAATCAGGAACTTTTGCCCCTGACATCTGGGGTTAACAGCCGCGACTGCCTGGAGATTGGGGGTTGTGACGTCACGAAACTCGTGCAGCAATTTGGTTCGCCCCTTTATATTTTGGACGAAGAAACGCTACGGACAACTTGTCGTCAATATCGGGATGGTTTGAGCTGCTATTACGGCGGTGAATCTCAGGTGCTTTATGCTTCTAAAGCCTGGAGTTGCTTAGCCGTTTGCGCGATCGCTGCGAGTGAAGGCTTGGGGATCGATGTCGTCTCTGGCGGCGAACTCTACACGGCGCTACAAGCTGGCGTCAGTCCCGACAAAATTTATTTTCACGGTAATAACAAATCTCGTGAAGAACTGACTCTAGCTGTTTCAACCGGCTGCACGATTGTAGTAGACAACTGGTTAGAGTTACGCACCCTCGCGGCTTTGGAATCGGGACAAGCGCCTCAGGAATCAGAGGTTAACCCCTCTAATCATCCAAAATCCAAAATCCGGATCATGCTGCGGTTCACCCCCGGCATTGAGTGCCACACTCATGAATACATCCGCACCGGACACCTCGATAGCAAATTTGGCTTCGATCCTAACCAATTAGAAGAAGTCTTTGTTTTTATCAGCCAGCAGTCAACTTTGGATTGTATCGGGTTGCACGCCCACATCGGCTCCCAAATCTTTGAGCGCCAACCCCATCACGATCTCGCGGGGGTTCTGGTGGAGTGGTTTAAAAAAGCAACCACTCATGGATTGCCCGTCAAAGAGTTAAATGTCGGGGGTGGCTTAGGAATTCGTTACACCGAATCAGACGATCCTCCCAGTATTGACGAGTGGGTAAAAACTGTCAGCGATGCCATTACCGCCGCCTGCCAATCCCAACAAATCCCCTTACCTAAATTATTGTGCGAACCAGGGCGATCGCTCATTGGGACTGCCTGCGTCACCGCCTACACCGTAGGCTCATCAAAAGTTGTTCCCGACATCCGCACCTACCTATCTGTTGATGGCGGAATGTCTGACAATCCCCGTCCCATTACCTACCAATCCCTGTATCGAGCCGTTGTTGCCAACCGGATGTCAGCACCCTTGACAGAAACTGTCACCCTTGCCGGTAAGCACTGCGAATCTGGAGACATTCTGATTAAAGAAGCATCGCTGCCGAAAACTGAGCCGGGAGATATTCTCGTCGTCATGGGCACAGGTGCCTACAATTACAGCATGGCTTCTAATTACAATCGCCTGCCTCGTCCGGCAGCGGTTTTAGTAGGTCGAGGAGAAGCTAATCTGATTTTGCAGCGGGAAACCTACCAGGATTTAATTCGGCAGGATCGCCTACCTGAGCGATTAGTAGTTAGTTAGATTGGTAATTTTTTATTTTGCACCCATTGCAGTCAACTAAAATCCATACAGCTTAATCCCTTTCGATTCAAGCTAGCGTGTACACACAAGTGACTTATTTTTCTCACAGCGCTCCCAGTCAGACCTAACAAGAACAGCCCTTTCCCTACAAGGGAAGCTACCCTGTACACACATCTTTGGTTAAGAGGCAAAACGTGATTGATCCCCCTAAATCTCCCTTAAAAAGGGGACTTTGACTCCAGTTCCCCCCTGTCAAGGGGGGCTAGGGGGAGCGAAAACGTTGTGGGGCAACATTAGAAAACTTGTGTGTACACGGTAGACAAGGGAAGGGGAGCCTTCAAAGCCCCTCTGGGCATTTGAGCAAAGGGGAGAGCAGGGGAATACATAGCCGTTCTCAAAGAGCATGAGATACCTATGTAGGGGCGCTTGCGTGAGCTGTGCGCCCCTACCATCAAATGTGTTGAACGCAATGGAAAACCGCTATATAGTCGATTGATGCAAAATTTCAGTCATCGGAAAATCCGATGACTTACTACCTAATTAGCTAGTACCCAAGGGGTCGCTTCAGTTAAAATCGAGCCTTAAGGGCAAAAGAAACTAAAAAAATAGAAACCGCGATTAGCTATTCACTGTTTAGGTGGTACATAACCACAGGTACACTAGATTTAGATTCTAGACAGATAATTAAAGCGAATAGCTAACTGTTGTCCTTGCTTTTTACATTCTTGCCTTTTGCCTTTAAACTCGCCCGTATCCAGCAAACTTCAGCCAATCTGATAAAAGTTCAATGAATTCGGGTCCCGGTCAAGACCCTCCCGGAACTTCGACCTTGTTGCTTCAAAGTATTGACATTGTTTTAGTTCTCATCCTCACGTATCTGGTGCTACTCTTTATCGGGGAGCGTCGCACATTGTGGATGGTACGAGGTTTGATTGTCTTAATGCTAGCCTCAGCGGTAAGTAATCGCTTGGGGTTGGTACTGTTGAGTTTCGTGCTGGAAAAGTTAGTAGTCGGCTCTGCTGTGGCGATGGCTGTCATTTTCCAGTCAGAGTTTCGTCGGTTTCTAGAACAATTGGGCAGGGGAGAACTAATGCAGTTGCTACAACCCTCCCGACGAGCGATTCCCAAGGCAGATAGCGTTATTGATGAAATTGTGGATGCGGTCAAAGAATTGTCCCAAAACCGCACGGGTGCATTGATCGTACTAGAAACAACCGGACCAATTGATGAGCGGGATTTTTCTGTTCAAGGCGTCAAGTTGAATGCTGAGGTTTCTAAGGAAATCCTACAGACTATCTTTCAAACATCTACACTTCTGCACGACG from Coleofasciculus sp. FACHB-1120 includes the following:
- a CDS encoding HAD-IIB family hydrolase, whose product is MRYLALATDYDGTLASDGRVNEDTLEALERLSASGRKLILVTGRELDDLLHVFPQIDRFDRVVAENGALLYQPATREEKRLGDRPAEAFIKMLRDSEALTCQFAVLIPSPSDESSLPPGIPTKLPSSKRSATWDWICKSS
- a CDS encoding DUF3288 family protein; translated protein: MAETGNKDQQHPLHGRDRQLVNSLLTGEINDLNLAELARLRIRYRGFPGARDIQKDLDTILRQWNLTENALFEKTRQIHATSVVYKSRSKRQDEEDWN
- a CDS encoding MOSC N-terminal beta barrel domain-containing protein — translated: MSYLARILVYPIKSLDGVSVTKATILKSGALQYDREFAICDAQGRFVNGKRNPKVHLLRTSFDIDTDTEKITRVCLEVQGTEQTQIFHIDRERAELEAWLSDYFDFPVKLCQNLVSGFPDDTNASGPTVISTATLDTVASWFPPLTGDEMRRRLRTNLEIESVPAFWEDRLFATQEDVVTFQVRGVQINGVNPCQRCVVPTRDSLRGEVYPNFQKIFVQARKETLPSWVDSSRFNHFYRLSVNTRIPESEAGKILQVGDEVEIQTLKP
- a CDS encoding ATP-dependent Clp protease ATP-binding subunit, with the protein product MFERFTEKAIKVIMLAQEEARRLGHNFVGTEQILLGLIGEGTGVAAKVLKSMGVNLKDARIEVEKIIGRGSGFVAVEIPFTPRAKRVLELSLEEARQLGHNYIGTEHLLLGLIREGEGVAARVLENLGVDLTKVRTQVIRMLGETAEVSAGQSSGRTKTPTLDEFGSNLTQMASEGKLDPVVGRAKEIERVIQILGRRTKNNPVLIGEPGVGKTAIAEGLASRIANNDVPDILEEKRVVTLDIGLLVAGTKYRGEFEERLKKIMDEIRSAGNVILVIDEVHTLIGAGAAEGAIDAANILKPALARGELQCIGATTLDEYRKHIERDAALERRFQPVMVGEPTVAETIEILYGLRERYEQHHKLKISDTAVEAAAKLSDRYISDRYLPDKAIDLIDEAGSRVRLLNSQLPPAAKELDKELRQVLKDKDDAVRSQDFDRAGELRDREMEIKAEIRAIAQSKKTESDKRDDVSPVVTEEDIAHIVASWTGVPVNKLTESESEKLLHMEDTLHNRLIGQEEAVKAVSRAIRRARVGLKNPNRPIASFVFSGPTGVGKTELAKSLAAYFFGSEEAMIRLDMSEYMERHTVSKLIGSPPGYVGYNEGGQLTEAVRRRPYTVVLFDEIEKAHPDVFNMLLQILEDGRLTDAKGRTVDFKNTLLILTSNIGSKVIEKGGTGLGFFDTQENEAEAQYTRIRSLVNEELKQYFRPEFLNRLDEIIVFRQLTRDEVKEIADIMLTEVIGRLSEQGIVLEVTERFKDRLVEEGYNPSYGARPLRRAIMRLLEDSLAEEILSGRVSDGDTAIVDVDETTKEVKVLQGQKRELLPQAAES
- the rimI gene encoding ribosomal protein S18-alanine N-acetyltransferase → MTFLQLQPLTAEQLLAVVELDQLCFGQLWTLDGYKRELESPNSDLLVIEEVNGKEQKVIGSTQYVGESIPTVLSTEGSTQGDPPLEGALVGIGCLWAILEEAHITILGVHPNYRGQGLGQALLYALLKKAWERRLEWATLEVRASNRPAQSLYEKFGFQEVGRRRRYYKDTGEDALILWRSGLQAPEFPQTLSDWHSSIRDRFRYSHRQFLEADEVQG
- the lysA gene encoding diaminopimelate decarboxylase; this translates as MLSTQPVGVQNSGRQYLPLPLTPTTRTDANHHVSVDRSPNQELLPLTSGVNSRDCLEIGGCDVTKLVQQFGSPLYILDEETLRTTCRQYRDGLSCYYGGESQVLYASKAWSCLAVCAIAASEGLGIDVVSGGELYTALQAGVSPDKIYFHGNNKSREELTLAVSTGCTIVVDNWLELRTLAALESGQAPQESEVNPSNHPKSKIRIMLRFTPGIECHTHEYIRTGHLDSKFGFDPNQLEEVFVFISQQSTLDCIGLHAHIGSQIFERQPHHDLAGVLVEWFKKATTHGLPVKELNVGGGLGIRYTESDDPPSIDEWVKTVSDAITAACQSQQIPLPKLLCEPGRSLIGTACVTAYTVGSSKVVPDIRTYLSVDGGMSDNPRPITYQSLYRAVVANRMSAPLTETVTLAGKHCESGDILIKEASLPKTEPGDILVVMGTGAYNYSMASNYNRLPRPAAVLVGRGEANLILQRETYQDLIRQDRLPERLVVS
- the cdaA gene encoding diadenylate cyclase CdaA: MNSGPGQDPPGTSTLLLQSIDIVLVLILTYLVLLFIGERRTLWMVRGLIVLMLASAVSNRLGLVLLSFVLEKLVVGSAVAMAVIFQSEFRRFLEQLGRGELMQLLQPSRRAIPKADSVIDEIVDAVKELSQNRTGALIVLETTGPIDERDFSVQGVKLNAEVSKEILQTIFQTSTLLHDGAIFISGSRIVAAGVILPLSERTASRQLGTRHRAAMGITERVENCLCIVVSEETGSISLAERGGLNRPLTSSKLKELLEARFSTSSEERAVAPGLRSLGRQISDRGKALVSRLLRLPPPGSRDKK